From Daphnia magna isolate NIES linkage group LG2, ASM2063170v1.1, whole genome shotgun sequence:
CAGGCAAATATTCAAATCGTAGATAAGCACTTTTCCATTGCTCGACATGCAAGCAAAAGCTGTCGAGCTAAACGGAGAGAAAGCACAATGTTCAAGGAACGATCCCAAACTGATCACCACTAGCGCTTCCCTGCGTCCATTTCAAGTGTGAAACGAAATTATATGTTAATTCCCCTCAAACCGTATAGCTCATCAAACCGTAGAATCGCAACTCACTTCTCCCGTTGGTCCCATATTTTAACTAGCCAGTCGGTACCGCAGGTAATAAAAACCTGATGGTGAAATGGATTCCACTGCACGGTGTAAATCGGACATTGGTGGGCGTTCACAGGTCCCCAGTTGAGAACTTCGCCTTCGTTGCTAACTGGCCACAGCTGGCCTTGATCCGTTCCAACCAAAACCATTGTGTGATTTGGATGTATGGCCATACAACTGCAGGAAGCTACATGTCGTTTTCATTGGTTACAGCAATAATTGCGTCatttaaacattttgttaTTACCTGTCAAGGCCATGGCTCCTAAGTTGTTTTCTTGCAATCGATTATCGCCTTGGAAGGGCAATGTAGTTAATTCTGTGGGATAGAGTTCACCCTGCACAAAGAGCCACAAGCAAAGGCAGCCGTCCATCGAGATGGAAAACAGTCGTAAATTGCTGTTTCATTCAAAGGGATTTAATTAAGTAAATCcttgttgacattttagaataaacaaaatttacccGTCACTCATGTCTCCATGCCAGCTCACCTACGAATTGAGTCATCCATGCAAAATATAAAAGGAAAAGCAGATAATGTACTGATTAGACTTTTAAACATCAAGTCTCCTTCGTTCACGTCAGTGAATTAGTCAATCATCATGCAGGTTTTCGCCCGAAGCCATTCGGGATCTGTTTCGTTTTCGCTATCCACGTCTAACTTTTTAGCTTGTATGGGAAGCTgaaagaaccaaaaaaatccatgatatttaaaaaataatttaaatctaaaaaacgtttttttttaaacttgaaaCCTTTGTAGATGAAAATGTTATCCCCTTATGGTGTAagtttcaatgaaaaataaaattttctagAATTTTAGTGAATGTTATAGTCGCCCTAATTTTAACCGTAGTCTTTTGAGGAAAACAGATGtgtttccaaaattttacactaGCCTTTTCC
This genomic window contains:
- the LOC123469713 gene encoding dynein axonemal intermediate chain 1-like, producing the protein MSDGNLRLFSISMDGCLCLWLFVQGELYPTELTTLPFQGDNRLQENNLGAMALTASCSCMAIHPNHTMVLVGTDQGQLWPVSNEGEVLNWGPVNAHQCPIYTVQWNPFHHQVFITCGTDWLVKIWDQREKEALVVISLGSFLEHCAFSPFSSTAFACMSSNGKVLIYDLNICLHKPLCSQRITPQRRAQPTILSFAPFHPVILVGDDKGHVTCLKLSPNLRKVSRVPESSRIIEVEMEKLERVITLMKR